The Arachis ipaensis cultivar K30076 chromosome B03, Araip1.1, whole genome shotgun sequence region NNNNNNNNNNNNNNNNNNNNNNNNNNNNNNNNNNNNNNNNNNNNNNNNNNNNNNNNNNNNNNNNNNNNNNNNNNNNNNNNNNNNNNNNNNNNNNNNNNNNNNNNNNNNNNNNNNNNNNNNNNNNNNNNNNNNNNNNNNNNNNNNNNNNNNNNNNNNNNNNNNNNNNNNNNNNNNNNNNNNNNNNNNNNNNNNNNNNNNNNNNNNNNNNNNNNNNNNNNNNNNNNNNNNNNNNNNNNNNNNNNNNNNNNNNNNNNNNNNNNNNNNNNNNNNNNNNNNNNNNNNNNNNNNNNNNNNNNNNNNNNNNNNNNNNNNNNNNNNNNNNNNNNNNNNNNNNNNNNNNNNNNNNNNNNNNNNNNNNNNNNNNNNNNNNNNNNNNNNNNNNNNNNNNNNNNNNNNNNNNNNNNNNNNNNNNNNNNNNNNNNNNNNNNNNNNNNNNNNNNNNNNNNNNNNNNNNNNNNNNNNNNNNNNNNNNNNNNNNNNNNNNNNNNNNNNNNNNNNNNNNNNNNNNNNNNNNNNNNGATAGTTTGTGttgacaaaaattaataaaaaatgttGACCCTAAAATTTTCTGAAATTAGAAAACTTctctaaattatatttttaactatACTATttataagaaataaaaaagtTATTCTATATACATATCAATATATCATTAGGATCGGAGCTCCTATCAGAATTCATTTAAATGGGACACTCATTGTATATTACTAAGTTTTAGTGCCAAATTTTAGGTAGTTGTCCATACTGGTTTAACTTTTCACTTGAAATGCTAGGCTGTTTACGAACGAgttttttaacattaaaaaaaataggTGTGTATACTAATAAATCCATTCTCTCCAAGCGACTACATGAGCCTGTTTGTTAAGGGGAACGAATCATTTAAGGGAGGGACTAACCGTCTGGCATAAAAACATAAGATGCCGCATACTTATTTGTAGAAATTGACAAACCATTTTTTATGGTTAGACGCTCTCCACAATGGAAATGGACAGGGCCAAATTAGGTATTTAtcagagaaataaaaataaacacaTTTGCAACTTACAATTAGGGATAATAATTACTAGTGGATATGACTATGAGCCTTTACATTTCATTCCTATTAACTATTAAGGCTCACGATCAAAACGTGTGCACAGAAGAGGTATCCTTAGAACACGTTTCGTTCCTTTTTCAAACTGACGTGAAACTTTAGATTTACCATCATGATTGTCtcctttccaaaaaaaaaaaagaaaaaacaacaacaacaacacactTTACATACATACACTAGGTGCCTAAGAAGTAAGTGCAAGAAACTACATTTTAAAATTTACTTACAGTGTTTGTAGGACTAACTGCGGAGCTACCCTTACGTTAATAAAACAAAACGAAGATGGTAGTAGAATTAATATTTGATATTTAGGAGAATAACAGAACGTCGTCGTTGAAATTGAAGACTTCGTTCCATGTCAATTCTCCAACAGAACCTGCAGGACTGAGATTCATAGGACCACATTCCTTCACATCCTCAAACCACGTCGTTCTCCAAACCGACTCTGACTCTTCCTCTTCTCCCAACAAACCTTCCCACCACTCCACCGAATCCGCCTTCCCGGGCGACCGGGTCGGGTCATGCCCGCTCCGTGCATCCACCACCTCCACGGCCGCTTTGGCCGCCGCCGACTGTATGTCACGCCTGGACGACGAGAGAGGGCGTGGCAGCGAGTGAACAAGGTCGGGGAAATTGAGGGTGGCGGAGTTTCCTTTGAGGAAGAAAGCGGCGGAGTCGTATGCACGAGCCGCCATCTCAGGCGAGCCGAATGAGCCGAGCCATACACGGGTTTTCTGGCCGGGCATTCTGATCTCGGAGACGTAGCGTCCCCAGCTGCGTTTTCGAACCCCGCGGAATGCGGTATCGCGCTGGCGGGAACGTTTCTGGGTGCCCCGTTTAGCGGACGGGTCGGGTCGGTCACTTTCCTCggttatggacatatgtgtgatTTATTCTTTCGATTCTGAGTTATGAGTGTTGAGTAATGATGCTTTGCGGGCTTCTTGGTAGTCAGATTTTGGGTGGGGGGTTTTAATTTGTAGCCACTGGATTTTCAAGTGTACTGTGGAGCGAAAGAGTTATATTAGCTAGCTGGCATTTCCTGTGCTTCACTGCTTCACtgcttttcatttttttaattattaaatttttattttctttttcctcttcggCCTTCAAATTTATATCATACAAACAACTTATTTTAATTACCAACTTAACTTAAAAAAGCAAGACAGGTGTTTATTTTCAATACATATAAAAGAGGAAGGATATTCATTAGTCTAATTTAGAATGAAGGTGCAATGAAAAagtttctaaaattttaattgtACTATAAAAATGAtcaaatttgaaaaaattatactattttgatctttattttttttagtcaACTTATTTTTTACATTGTGAGTGACTTAACATATTTTTTTAGGTAAAAACTCAGGTACAGttgatttcacgtgaagttgatacctgagagttgttagattatttgaattatctgactaaatttttatctaaaaacTTTTAgattcacgtgaagttgactacATCTGAGTTTTCACCATTCTTTTAACGTTAGATTAGACGGATATCGggacaattatatatatatatatactcatttTAAAATTTCACCAAGACTTTAAGTAACAAACATAGCTTTTTTAAAAGCTCTAAATTTTACGTAGTATTTGCAAAAACTTTAACTCGTGGTGCAATTAAATGTAAGAAAAAGGGAGTTGTTAAATGTTTTGCAGAATAGggtttttatatataataataatttcaatttataatagcaaaatagtttataaaaaaaaacNNNNNNNNNNNNNNNNNNNNNNNNNagttaaaaattaattaaaaatataaaataatatatactaaaatataaaatatattaaaaataatttaaataatataacatatgtatttatctatatatatatagtaactaattttagtatattatatttttgcctttaatatatattattattgtttttgtttttttgctcTCTAATAATTGAAAGTTGACAGTAAATAATCGCTGAATGCGAATTGGATAAGTCTTAACAGGCAAACATACATAATTAGCCACTAGATTATTCATTGTATATTTTGTTACCAAGTGACAGCCTATTAATTACttcaatatatataatatatcatTTTTAACTTGCGTCTTGtagtgaaaaaaatatataatggtGTTTTTTAATCATGTTGCTATGTATGGATCAACATCataatttcatataatatttAATTGTACTACTTGGGAAGGTAATTTATCAAGTTTGTTTTTAAGCTTGAACAATGTTATATGGCATCAATTGGCGTGTCCTAATTGATCACTCAATCTAGGTCGATATAGGGTCTTGCCAACCTTGAAGGTGTATACGTGCTTATCAACTAGGCTAATTAATAGGATTTTCTTCCCCATAGCCATCAACTTACATTTCTTTATTAATTGTAATTTGCAGCATAGAAGGTGCTACGAGCCATCCTTTATCATCGAGTTAATTGAATTATATCATGTTGATTTGGCAATTTCACTAACTGATACATTATAATTGCTGTTAAATATTTGTCCGTATGGGCTTACAGCCTTTTCTTAGCAACTACTTTGACAATATATAACTCTAACAACTTACTGTTATATGTCTAACTTTACCGAGAAAGGTTAAATTGATTAGGTTTTGAACAAATTAATAGCaacatatatattatttaattttatgctAATAACAAAAGTTTTTTGATAAGATGATGTATAGTCGAAAATGTACTTATATTGTATGTAGCACTTACCACGCAATGCTAAACATATACGACAAACTTCTAAGTCCAGTAGAGATTCACTTGATATCATCACATGGATCAATTATAAATACTCATCACATAACTTCTTTAATATATTAAGTGGAATTAAACATATCACTTGTTTAGGTAGGAAGCATCTTGAAGTATTAATAAGTAGTTTAATTACAAGATCAAATTCAATAaacgtttttttttttgagaGACTTCTACTCTTTTTATATATgacttcaattaaaaaaaattaaattagatttgtcaaattttttaaaataaaa contains the following coding sequences:
- the LOC107629745 gene encoding ethylene-responsive transcription factor ERF039-like, whose amino-acid sequence is MSITEESDRPDPSAKRGTQKRSRQRDTAFRGVRKRSWGRYVSEIRMPGQKTRVWLGSFGSPEMAARAYDSAAFFLKGNSATLNFPDLVHSLPRPLSSSRRDIQSAAAKAAVEVVDARSGHDPTRSPGKADSVEWWEGLLGEEEESESVWRTTWFEDVKECGPMNLSPAGSVGELTWNEVFNFNDDVLLFS